The following are encoded together in the Pelodiscus sinensis isolate JC-2024 chromosome 22, ASM4963464v1, whole genome shotgun sequence genome:
- the LOC142819381 gene encoding uncharacterized protein LOC142819381, with product MGPARPPAGTRKWDPPVPPPTLRKWDPPVPPPALRKWDPPVPPPALRKWDPPVPPPALRKWDPPVPPPTLRKWDPPVPPPALRKWDPPVPPPALRKWDPPVPPPALRKWDPPVPPPALRKWDPPVPPPTLRKWDPPVPPPALRKWDPPFPPPALRKWDPPVPPPALRKWDPPVPPPALRKWDPPFPPPALRKWDPPVPPPALRKWDPPVPPAGTAQMGPTRPPAGTA from the coding sequence ATGGGACCCGCCCGTCCCCCCGCCGGCACGCGTAAATGGGACCCACCCGTCCCCCCGCCGACACTGCGTAAATGGGACCCGCCCGTCCCCCCGCCGGCACTGCGTAAATGGGACCCGCCCGTCCCCCCGCCGGCACTGCGTAAATGGGACCCGCCCGTCCCCCCGCCGGCACTGCGCAAATGGGACCCACCCGTCCCCCCGCCGACACTGCGTAAATGGGACCCACCCGTCCCCCCGCCGGCACTGCGCAAATGGGACCCACCCGTCCCCCCGCCGGCACTGCGCAAATGGGACCCACCCGTCCCCCCGCCGGCACTGCGCAAATGGGACCCACCCGTCCCCCCGCCGGCACTGCGCAAATGGGACCCACCCGTTCCCCCGCCGACACTGCGCAAATGGGACCCACCCGTCCCCCCGCCGGCACTGCGCAAATGGgacccacccttccccccgccggcACTGCGCAAATGGGACCCACCCGTCCCCCCGCCGGCACTGCGCAAATGGGACCCACCCGTCCCCCCGCCGGCACTGCGCAAATGGgacccacccttccccccgccggcACTGCGCAAATGGGACCCACCCGTCCCCCCGCCGGCACTGCGCAAATGGGACCCACCCGTCCCCCCCGCCGGCACTGCGCAAATGGGACCCACCCGTCCCCCCGCCGGCACTGCGTAA